The Primulina huaijiensis isolate GDHJ02 chromosome 17, ASM1229523v2, whole genome shotgun sequence genome window below encodes:
- the LOC140963131 gene encoding uncharacterized protein isoform X5, which produces MYSSISNVERGNKKFTFVDDCDDDPWSAAPEGPNMEGLSKKVSYPLPLGSDDFMDEGYDSGEDRYTLVRHSGPPEVNLRNVLNGMFAILTGRNKDHSNLSNSSNVSFLGSSNNGETFLHPSVYIPSAPPLLEQNAFDSNAYKEILEAEPPEWLPDSSTTVCMRCNTPFTALTRGRHHCRFCGCIFCRACSKGRCLLPAKFRERNPQRVCDTCYDRLDPLQGVLINTISNAVQVAKHDVSDWTCSRGWINLPLGLSMEHEIYKSANTLRSFCQTARLNPEKSIPAAVLRGARGLAILTVAKGGVLLAYKFGTGLVVARRSDGSWSAPSAVLSVGLGWGAQVGGELVDFIIVLRDHDAVKTFCSRVHFSLGAGCSAAAGPIGRVLEADLRAGDKGSGMCYTYSCSKGAFVGVSLEGNIVATKMDTNLRFYGDPYLTTADILLGTVDRPKAAEPLYASLSDLYSKLQC; this is translated from the exons ATGTACTCTTCTATTTCGAATGTGGAAAGGGGAAATAAAAAATTCACATTTGTAGATGACTGCGATGATGATCCCTGGTCTGCTGCGCCTGAAGGGCCAAACATGGAGGGCTTGAGTAAAAAAGTATCATATCCATTGCCACTTGGTTCTGATGATTTTATGGATGAGGGGTATGACTCTGGTGAGGATAGATACACCCTTGTGCGTCACAGTGGCCCCCCTGAGGTGAACCTAAGGAATGTATTGAATGGGATGTTTGCTATCCTGACAGGGCGTAATAAAGACCATTCCAATCTTAGCAACAGCTCAAATGTTTCGTTTCTCGGATCTTCAAATAATGGAGAGACATTCTTGCACCCTTCAGTTTACATACCAAGTGCTCCCCCACTTCTCGAACAGAATGCTTTTGATTCTAATGCTTACAAAGAAATTTTAGAAGCCGAACCACCTGAATGGCTTCCAGACAGTTCCACAACAGTTTGTATGCGGTGCAATACTCCATTTACGGCTTTGACTAGAGGAAGACACCATTGTCGCTTTTGTGGATGTATCTTTTGTAGAGCGTGCTCAAAAGGCAGGTGCTTATTACCAGCTAAGTTTAGGGAGAGGAATCCGCAGAGGGTGTGTGACACCTGCTACGATAGGCTTGATCCATTGCAGGGTGTTTTAATCAACACCATTAGCAACGCTGTACAGGTTGCAAAGCATGATGTATCGGATTGGACTTGCTCAAGAGGATGGATTAACCTTCCACTGGGTTTGTCCATGGAGCATGAAATATATAAGTCGGCGAATACATTGAGGAGCTTTTGCCAG ACTGCTAGATTGAACCCTGAGAAGTCAATTCCTGCTGCTGTTTTAAGAGGAGCCAGAGGTTTAGCTATCCTAACAGTTGCAAAAGGTGGAGTGCTACTTGCATACAAATTTGGAACAGGATTAGTTGTCGCTAGGAGGTCAGATGGGTCGTGGTCTGCACCATCTGCTGTACTTTCTGTTGGTTTAGGATGGGGTGCCCAG GTTGGGGGTGAACTCGTGGATTTCATTATTGTCCTACGTGACCATGACGCTGTGAAAACATTTTGTAGTCGCGTGCATTTTTCTCTTGGTGCTGGTTGCAGTGCTGCAGCTGGACCGATAGGGAGAGTTTTAGAAGCAGATCTGCGAGCTGGAGATAAAGGTTCTGGCATGTGCTACACGTATAGTTGTAGTAAAG GTGCTTTTGTGGGTGTCTCACTTGAAGGGAACATTGTTGCCACAAAAATGGATACAAATCTTCGCTTCTACGGTGATCCATATCTCACTACTGCTGATATCCTACTTGGGACAGTGGACAGACCCAAGGCCGCTGAACCATTATATGCTTCTCTTAGCGACCTTTACTCTAAATTGCAATGCTAG
- the LOC140963131 gene encoding uncharacterized protein isoform X6 has protein sequence MEGLSKKVSYPLPLGSDDFMDEGYDSGEDRYTLVRHSGPPEVNLRNVLNGMFAILTGRNKDHSNLSNSSNVSFLGSSNNGETFLHPSVYIPSAPPLLEQNAFDSNAYKEILEAEPPEWLPDSSTTVCMRCNTPFTALTRGRHHCRFCGCIFCRACSKGRCLLPAKFRERNPQRVCDTCYDRLDPLQGVLINTISNAVQVAKHDVSDWTCSRGWINLPLGLSMEHEIYKSANTLRSFCQTARLNPEKSIPAAVLRGARGLAILTVAKGGVLLAYKFGTGLVVARRSDGSWSAPSAVLSVGLGWGAQVGGELVDFIIVLRDHDAVKTFCSRVHFSLGAGCSAAAGPIGRVLEADLRAGDKGSGMCYTYSCSKGAFVGVSLEGNIVATKMDTNLRFYGDPYLTTADILLGTVDRPKAAEPLYASLSDLYSKLQC, from the exons ATGGAGGGCTTGAGTAAAAAAGTATCATATCCATTGCCACTTGGTTCTGATGATTTTATGGATGAGGGGTATGACTCTGGTGAGGATAGATACACCCTTGTGCGTCACAGTGGCCCCCCTGAGGTGAACCTAAGGAATGTATTGAATGGGATGTTTGCTATCCTGACAGGGCGTAATAAAGACCATTCCAATCTTAGCAACAGCTCAAATGTTTCGTTTCTCGGATCTTCAAATAATGGAGAGACATTCTTGCACCCTTCAGTTTACATACCAAGTGCTCCCCCACTTCTCGAACAGAATGCTTTTGATTCTAATGCTTACAAAGAAATTTTAGAAGCCGAACCACCTGAATGGCTTCCAGACAGTTCCACAACAGTTTGTATGCGGTGCAATACTCCATTTACGGCTTTGACTAGAGGAAGACACCATTGTCGCTTTTGTGGATGTATCTTTTGTAGAGCGTGCTCAAAAGGCAGGTGCTTATTACCAGCTAAGTTTAGGGAGAGGAATCCGCAGAGGGTGTGTGACACCTGCTACGATAGGCTTGATCCATTGCAGGGTGTTTTAATCAACACCATTAGCAACGCTGTACAGGTTGCAAAGCATGATGTATCGGATTGGACTTGCTCAAGAGGATGGATTAACCTTCCACTGGGTTTGTCCATGGAGCATGAAATATATAAGTCGGCGAATACATTGAGGAGCTTTTGCCAG ACTGCTAGATTGAACCCTGAGAAGTCAATTCCTGCTGCTGTTTTAAGAGGAGCCAGAGGTTTAGCTATCCTAACAGTTGCAAAAGGTGGAGTGCTACTTGCATACAAATTTGGAACAGGATTAGTTGTCGCTAGGAGGTCAGATGGGTCGTGGTCTGCACCATCTGCTGTACTTTCTGTTGGTTTAGGATGGGGTGCCCAG GTTGGGGGTGAACTCGTGGATTTCATTATTGTCCTACGTGACCATGACGCTGTGAAAACATTTTGTAGTCGCGTGCATTTTTCTCTTGGTGCTGGTTGCAGTGCTGCAGCTGGACCGATAGGGAGAGTTTTAGAAGCAGATCTGCGAGCTGGAGATAAAGGTTCTGGCATGTGCTACACGTATAGTTGTAGTAAAG GTGCTTTTGTGGGTGTCTCACTTGAAGGGAACATTGTTGCCACAAAAATGGATACAAATCTTCGCTTCTACGGTGATCCATATCTCACTACTGCTGATATCCTACTTGGGACAGTGGACAGACCCAAGGCCGCTGAACCATTATATGCTTCTCTTAGCGACCTTTACTCTAAATTGCAATGCTAG
- the LOC140963131 gene encoding uncharacterized protein isoform X4, with product MGFGITNTILVCGKMGLIIDGNPCKIASNGKVMYSSISNVERGNKKFTFVDDCDDDPWSAAPEGPNMEGLSKKVSYPLPLGSDDFMDEGYDSGRNKDHSNLSNSSNVSFLGSSNNGETFLHPSVYIPSAPPLLEQNAFDSNAYKEILEAEPPEWLPDSSTTVCMRCNTPFTALTRGRHHCRFCGCIFCRACSKGRCLLPAKFRERNPQRVCDTCYDRLDPLQGVLINTISNAVQVAKHDVSDWTCSRGWINLPLGLSMEHEIYKSANTLRSFCQTARLNPEKSIPAAVLRGARGLAILTVAKGGVLLAYKFGTGLVVARRSDGSWSAPSAVLSVGLGWGAQVGGELVDFIIVLRDHDAVKTFCSRVHFSLGAGCSAAAGPIGRVLEADLRAGDKGSGMCYTYSCSKGAFVGVSLEGNIVATKMDTNLRFYGDPYLTTADILLGTVDRPKAAEPLYASLSDLYSKLQC from the exons ATGGGATTTGGAATTACAAATACCATTTTAGTGTGTGGTAAAATGGGATTGATAATTGACGGGAATCCTTGCAAAATTG CATCGAATGGGAAAGTCATGTACTCTTCTATTTCGAATGTGGAAAGGGGAAATAAAAAATTCACATTTGTAGATGACTGCGATGATGATCCCTGGTCTGCTGCGCCTGAAGGGCCAAACATGGAGGGCTTGAGTAAAAAAGTATCATATCCATTGCCACTTGGTTCTGATGATTTTATGGATGAGGGGTATGACTCTG GGCGTAATAAAGACCATTCCAATCTTAGCAACAGCTCAAATGTTTCGTTTCTCGGATCTTCAAATAATGGAGAGACATTCTTGCACCCTTCAGTTTACATACCAAGTGCTCCCCCACTTCTCGAACAGAATGCTTTTGATTCTAATGCTTACAAAGAAATTTTAGAAGCCGAACCACCTGAATGGCTTCCAGACAGTTCCACAACAGTTTGTATGCGGTGCAATACTCCATTTACGGCTTTGACTAGAGGAAGACACCATTGTCGCTTTTGTGGATGTATCTTTTGTAGAGCGTGCTCAAAAGGCAGGTGCTTATTACCAGCTAAGTTTAGGGAGAGGAATCCGCAGAGGGTGTGTGACACCTGCTACGATAGGCTTGATCCATTGCAGGGTGTTTTAATCAACACCATTAGCAACGCTGTACAGGTTGCAAAGCATGATGTATCGGATTGGACTTGCTCAAGAGGATGGATTAACCTTCCACTGGGTTTGTCCATGGAGCATGAAATATATAAGTCGGCGAATACATTGAGGAGCTTTTGCCAG ACTGCTAGATTGAACCCTGAGAAGTCAATTCCTGCTGCTGTTTTAAGAGGAGCCAGAGGTTTAGCTATCCTAACAGTTGCAAAAGGTGGAGTGCTACTTGCATACAAATTTGGAACAGGATTAGTTGTCGCTAGGAGGTCAGATGGGTCGTGGTCTGCACCATCTGCTGTACTTTCTGTTGGTTTAGGATGGGGTGCCCAG GTTGGGGGTGAACTCGTGGATTTCATTATTGTCCTACGTGACCATGACGCTGTGAAAACATTTTGTAGTCGCGTGCATTTTTCTCTTGGTGCTGGTTGCAGTGCTGCAGCTGGACCGATAGGGAGAGTTTTAGAAGCAGATCTGCGAGCTGGAGATAAAGGTTCTGGCATGTGCTACACGTATAGTTGTAGTAAAG GTGCTTTTGTGGGTGTCTCACTTGAAGGGAACATTGTTGCCACAAAAATGGATACAAATCTTCGCTTCTACGGTGATCCATATCTCACTACTGCTGATATCCTACTTGGGACAGTGGACAGACCCAAGGCCGCTGAACCATTATATGCTTCTCTTAGCGACCTTTACTCTAAATTGCAATGCTAG
- the LOC140963131 gene encoding uncharacterized protein isoform X2, protein MAASNGKVMYSSISNVERGNKKFTFVDDCDDDPWSAAPEGPNMEGLSKKVSYPLPLGSDDFMDEGYDSGEDRYTLVRHSGPPEVNLRNVLNGMFAILTGRNKDHSNLSNSSNVSFLGSSNNGETFLHPSVYIPSAPPLLEQNAFDSNAYKEILEAEPPEWLPDSSTTVCMRCNTPFTALTRGRHHCRFCGCIFCRACSKGRCLLPAKFRERNPQRVCDTCYDRLDPLQGVLINTISNAVQVAKHDVSDWTCSRGWINLPLGLSMEHEIYKSANTLRSFCQTARLNPEKSIPAAVLRGARGLAILTVAKGGVLLAYKFGTGLVVARRSDGSWSAPSAVLSVGLGWGAQVGGELVDFIIVLRDHDAVKTFCSRVHFSLGAGCSAAAGPIGRVLEADLRAGDKGSGMCYTYSCSKGAFVGVSLEGNIVATKMDTNLRFYGDPYLTTADILLGTVDRPKAAEPLYASLSDLYSKLQC, encoded by the exons ATGGCAGCATCGAATGGGAAAGTCATGTACTCTTCTATTTCGAATGTGGAAAGGGGAAATAAAAAATTCACATTTGTAGATGACTGCGATGATGATCCCTGGTCTGCTGCGCCTGAAGGGCCAAACATGGAGGGCTTGAGTAAAAAAGTATCATATCCATTGCCACTTGGTTCTGATGATTTTATGGATGAGGGGTATGACTCTGGTGAGGATAGATACACCCTTGTGCGTCACAGTGGCCCCCCTGAGGTGAACCTAAGGAATGTATTGAATGGGATGTTTGCTATCCTGACAGGGCGTAATAAAGACCATTCCAATCTTAGCAACAGCTCAAATGTTTCGTTTCTCGGATCTTCAAATAATGGAGAGACATTCTTGCACCCTTCAGTTTACATACCAAGTGCTCCCCCACTTCTCGAACAGAATGCTTTTGATTCTAATGCTTACAAAGAAATTTTAGAAGCCGAACCACCTGAATGGCTTCCAGACAGTTCCACAACAGTTTGTATGCGGTGCAATACTCCATTTACGGCTTTGACTAGAGGAAGACACCATTGTCGCTTTTGTGGATGTATCTTTTGTAGAGCGTGCTCAAAAGGCAGGTGCTTATTACCAGCTAAGTTTAGGGAGAGGAATCCGCAGAGGGTGTGTGACACCTGCTACGATAGGCTTGATCCATTGCAGGGTGTTTTAATCAACACCATTAGCAACGCTGTACAGGTTGCAAAGCATGATGTATCGGATTGGACTTGCTCAAGAGGATGGATTAACCTTCCACTGGGTTTGTCCATGGAGCATGAAATATATAAGTCGGCGAATACATTGAGGAGCTTTTGCCAG ACTGCTAGATTGAACCCTGAGAAGTCAATTCCTGCTGCTGTTTTAAGAGGAGCCAGAGGTTTAGCTATCCTAACAGTTGCAAAAGGTGGAGTGCTACTTGCATACAAATTTGGAACAGGATTAGTTGTCGCTAGGAGGTCAGATGGGTCGTGGTCTGCACCATCTGCTGTACTTTCTGTTGGTTTAGGATGGGGTGCCCAG GTTGGGGGTGAACTCGTGGATTTCATTATTGTCCTACGTGACCATGACGCTGTGAAAACATTTTGTAGTCGCGTGCATTTTTCTCTTGGTGCTGGTTGCAGTGCTGCAGCTGGACCGATAGGGAGAGTTTTAGAAGCAGATCTGCGAGCTGGAGATAAAGGTTCTGGCATGTGCTACACGTATAGTTGTAGTAAAG GTGCTTTTGTGGGTGTCTCACTTGAAGGGAACATTGTTGCCACAAAAATGGATACAAATCTTCGCTTCTACGGTGATCCATATCTCACTACTGCTGATATCCTACTTGGGACAGTGGACAGACCCAAGGCCGCTGAACCATTATATGCTTCTCTTAGCGACCTTTACTCTAAATTGCAATGCTAG
- the LOC140963131 gene encoding uncharacterized protein isoform X3, with protein MGFGITNTILVCGKMGLIIDGNPCKIDDCDDDPWSAAPEGPNMEGLSKKVSYPLPLGSDDFMDEGYDSGEDRYTLVRHSGPPEVNLRNVLNGMFAILTGRNKDHSNLSNSSNVSFLGSSNNGETFLHPSVYIPSAPPLLEQNAFDSNAYKEILEAEPPEWLPDSSTTVCMRCNTPFTALTRGRHHCRFCGCIFCRACSKGRCLLPAKFRERNPQRVCDTCYDRLDPLQGVLINTISNAVQVAKHDVSDWTCSRGWINLPLGLSMEHEIYKSANTLRSFCQTARLNPEKSIPAAVLRGARGLAILTVAKGGVLLAYKFGTGLVVARRSDGSWSAPSAVLSVGLGWGAQVGGELVDFIIVLRDHDAVKTFCSRVHFSLGAGCSAAAGPIGRVLEADLRAGDKGSGMCYTYSCSKGAFVGVSLEGNIVATKMDTNLRFYGDPYLTTADILLGTVDRPKAAEPLYASLSDLYSKLQC; from the exons ATGGGATTTGGAATTACAAATACCATTTTAGTGTGTGGTAAAATGGGATTGATAATTGACGGGAATCCTTGCAAAATTG ATGACTGCGATGATGATCCCTGGTCTGCTGCGCCTGAAGGGCCAAACATGGAGGGCTTGAGTAAAAAAGTATCATATCCATTGCCACTTGGTTCTGATGATTTTATGGATGAGGGGTATGACTCTGGTGAGGATAGATACACCCTTGTGCGTCACAGTGGCCCCCCTGAGGTGAACCTAAGGAATGTATTGAATGGGATGTTTGCTATCCTGACAGGGCGTAATAAAGACCATTCCAATCTTAGCAACAGCTCAAATGTTTCGTTTCTCGGATCTTCAAATAATGGAGAGACATTCTTGCACCCTTCAGTTTACATACCAAGTGCTCCCCCACTTCTCGAACAGAATGCTTTTGATTCTAATGCTTACAAAGAAATTTTAGAAGCCGAACCACCTGAATGGCTTCCAGACAGTTCCACAACAGTTTGTATGCGGTGCAATACTCCATTTACGGCTTTGACTAGAGGAAGACACCATTGTCGCTTTTGTGGATGTATCTTTTGTAGAGCGTGCTCAAAAGGCAGGTGCTTATTACCAGCTAAGTTTAGGGAGAGGAATCCGCAGAGGGTGTGTGACACCTGCTACGATAGGCTTGATCCATTGCAGGGTGTTTTAATCAACACCATTAGCAACGCTGTACAGGTTGCAAAGCATGATGTATCGGATTGGACTTGCTCAAGAGGATGGATTAACCTTCCACTGGGTTTGTCCATGGAGCATGAAATATATAAGTCGGCGAATACATTGAGGAGCTTTTGCCAG ACTGCTAGATTGAACCCTGAGAAGTCAATTCCTGCTGCTGTTTTAAGAGGAGCCAGAGGTTTAGCTATCCTAACAGTTGCAAAAGGTGGAGTGCTACTTGCATACAAATTTGGAACAGGATTAGTTGTCGCTAGGAGGTCAGATGGGTCGTGGTCTGCACCATCTGCTGTACTTTCTGTTGGTTTAGGATGGGGTGCCCAG GTTGGGGGTGAACTCGTGGATTTCATTATTGTCCTACGTGACCATGACGCTGTGAAAACATTTTGTAGTCGCGTGCATTTTTCTCTTGGTGCTGGTTGCAGTGCTGCAGCTGGACCGATAGGGAGAGTTTTAGAAGCAGATCTGCGAGCTGGAGATAAAGGTTCTGGCATGTGCTACACGTATAGTTGTAGTAAAG GTGCTTTTGTGGGTGTCTCACTTGAAGGGAACATTGTTGCCACAAAAATGGATACAAATCTTCGCTTCTACGGTGATCCATATCTCACTACTGCTGATATCCTACTTGGGACAGTGGACAGACCCAAGGCCGCTGAACCATTATATGCTTCTCTTAGCGACCTTTACTCTAAATTGCAATGCTAG
- the LOC140963131 gene encoding uncharacterized protein isoform X7 yields the protein MGFGITNTILVCGKMGLIIDGNPCKIASNGKVMYSSISNVERGNKKFTFVDDCDDDPWSAAPEGPNMEGLSKKVSYPLPLGSDDFMDEGYDSGEDRYTLVRHSGPPEVNLRNVLNGMFAILTGRNKDHSNLSNSSNVSFLGSSNNGETFLHPSVYIPSAPPLLEQNAFDSNAYKEILEAEPPEWLPDSSTTVCMRCNTPFTALTRGRHHCRFCGCIFCRACSKGRCLLPAKFRERNPQRVCDTCYDRLDPLQGVLINTISNAVQVAKHDVSDWTCSRGWINLPLGLSMEHEIYKSANTLRSFCQVGGELVDFIIVLRDHDAVKTFCSRVHFSLGAGCSAAAGPIGRVLEADLRAGDKGSGMCYTYSCSKGAFVGVSLEGNIVATKMDTNLRFYGDPYLTTADILLGTVDRPKAAEPLYASLSDLYSKLQC from the exons ATGGGATTTGGAATTACAAATACCATTTTAGTGTGTGGTAAAATGGGATTGATAATTGACGGGAATCCTTGCAAAATTG CATCGAATGGGAAAGTCATGTACTCTTCTATTTCGAATGTGGAAAGGGGAAATAAAAAATTCACATTTGTAGATGACTGCGATGATGATCCCTGGTCTGCTGCGCCTGAAGGGCCAAACATGGAGGGCTTGAGTAAAAAAGTATCATATCCATTGCCACTTGGTTCTGATGATTTTATGGATGAGGGGTATGACTCTGGTGAGGATAGATACACCCTTGTGCGTCACAGTGGCCCCCCTGAGGTGAACCTAAGGAATGTATTGAATGGGATGTTTGCTATCCTGACAGGGCGTAATAAAGACCATTCCAATCTTAGCAACAGCTCAAATGTTTCGTTTCTCGGATCTTCAAATAATGGAGAGACATTCTTGCACCCTTCAGTTTACATACCAAGTGCTCCCCCACTTCTCGAACAGAATGCTTTTGATTCTAATGCTTACAAAGAAATTTTAGAAGCCGAACCACCTGAATGGCTTCCAGACAGTTCCACAACAGTTTGTATGCGGTGCAATACTCCATTTACGGCTTTGACTAGAGGAAGACACCATTGTCGCTTTTGTGGATGTATCTTTTGTAGAGCGTGCTCAAAAGGCAGGTGCTTATTACCAGCTAAGTTTAGGGAGAGGAATCCGCAGAGGGTGTGTGACACCTGCTACGATAGGCTTGATCCATTGCAGGGTGTTTTAATCAACACCATTAGCAACGCTGTACAGGTTGCAAAGCATGATGTATCGGATTGGACTTGCTCAAGAGGATGGATTAACCTTCCACTGGGTTTGTCCATGGAGCATGAAATATATAAGTCGGCGAATACATTGAGGAGCTTTTGCCAG GTTGGGGGTGAACTCGTGGATTTCATTATTGTCCTACGTGACCATGACGCTGTGAAAACATTTTGTAGTCGCGTGCATTTTTCTCTTGGTGCTGGTTGCAGTGCTGCAGCTGGACCGATAGGGAGAGTTTTAGAAGCAGATCTGCGAGCTGGAGATAAAGGTTCTGGCATGTGCTACACGTATAGTTGTAGTAAAG GTGCTTTTGTGGGTGTCTCACTTGAAGGGAACATTGTTGCCACAAAAATGGATACAAATCTTCGCTTCTACGGTGATCCATATCTCACTACTGCTGATATCCTACTTGGGACAGTGGACAGACCCAAGGCCGCTGAACCATTATATGCTTCTCTTAGCGACCTTTACTCTAAATTGCAATGCTAG
- the LOC140963131 gene encoding uncharacterized protein isoform X1, which yields MGFGITNTILVCGKMGLIIDGNPCKIASNGKVMYSSISNVERGNKKFTFVDDCDDDPWSAAPEGPNMEGLSKKVSYPLPLGSDDFMDEGYDSGEDRYTLVRHSGPPEVNLRNVLNGMFAILTGRNKDHSNLSNSSNVSFLGSSNNGETFLHPSVYIPSAPPLLEQNAFDSNAYKEILEAEPPEWLPDSSTTVCMRCNTPFTALTRGRHHCRFCGCIFCRACSKGRCLLPAKFRERNPQRVCDTCYDRLDPLQGVLINTISNAVQVAKHDVSDWTCSRGWINLPLGLSMEHEIYKSANTLRSFCQTARLNPEKSIPAAVLRGARGLAILTVAKGGVLLAYKFGTGLVVARRSDGSWSAPSAVLSVGLGWGAQVGGELVDFIIVLRDHDAVKTFCSRVHFSLGAGCSAAAGPIGRVLEADLRAGDKGSGMCYTYSCSKGAFVGVSLEGNIVATKMDTNLRFYGDPYLTTADILLGTVDRPKAAEPLYASLSDLYSKLQC from the exons ATGGGATTTGGAATTACAAATACCATTTTAGTGTGTGGTAAAATGGGATTGATAATTGACGGGAATCCTTGCAAAATTG CATCGAATGGGAAAGTCATGTACTCTTCTATTTCGAATGTGGAAAGGGGAAATAAAAAATTCACATTTGTAGATGACTGCGATGATGATCCCTGGTCTGCTGCGCCTGAAGGGCCAAACATGGAGGGCTTGAGTAAAAAAGTATCATATCCATTGCCACTTGGTTCTGATGATTTTATGGATGAGGGGTATGACTCTGGTGAGGATAGATACACCCTTGTGCGTCACAGTGGCCCCCCTGAGGTGAACCTAAGGAATGTATTGAATGGGATGTTTGCTATCCTGACAGGGCGTAATAAAGACCATTCCAATCTTAGCAACAGCTCAAATGTTTCGTTTCTCGGATCTTCAAATAATGGAGAGACATTCTTGCACCCTTCAGTTTACATACCAAGTGCTCCCCCACTTCTCGAACAGAATGCTTTTGATTCTAATGCTTACAAAGAAATTTTAGAAGCCGAACCACCTGAATGGCTTCCAGACAGTTCCACAACAGTTTGTATGCGGTGCAATACTCCATTTACGGCTTTGACTAGAGGAAGACACCATTGTCGCTTTTGTGGATGTATCTTTTGTAGAGCGTGCTCAAAAGGCAGGTGCTTATTACCAGCTAAGTTTAGGGAGAGGAATCCGCAGAGGGTGTGTGACACCTGCTACGATAGGCTTGATCCATTGCAGGGTGTTTTAATCAACACCATTAGCAACGCTGTACAGGTTGCAAAGCATGATGTATCGGATTGGACTTGCTCAAGAGGATGGATTAACCTTCCACTGGGTTTGTCCATGGAGCATGAAATATATAAGTCGGCGAATACATTGAGGAGCTTTTGCCAG ACTGCTAGATTGAACCCTGAGAAGTCAATTCCTGCTGCTGTTTTAAGAGGAGCCAGAGGTTTAGCTATCCTAACAGTTGCAAAAGGTGGAGTGCTACTTGCATACAAATTTGGAACAGGATTAGTTGTCGCTAGGAGGTCAGATGGGTCGTGGTCTGCACCATCTGCTGTACTTTCTGTTGGTTTAGGATGGGGTGCCCAG GTTGGGGGTGAACTCGTGGATTTCATTATTGTCCTACGTGACCATGACGCTGTGAAAACATTTTGTAGTCGCGTGCATTTTTCTCTTGGTGCTGGTTGCAGTGCTGCAGCTGGACCGATAGGGAGAGTTTTAGAAGCAGATCTGCGAGCTGGAGATAAAGGTTCTGGCATGTGCTACACGTATAGTTGTAGTAAAG GTGCTTTTGTGGGTGTCTCACTTGAAGGGAACATTGTTGCCACAAAAATGGATACAAATCTTCGCTTCTACGGTGATCCATATCTCACTACTGCTGATATCCTACTTGGGACAGTGGACAGACCCAAGGCCGCTGAACCATTATATGCTTCTCTTAGCGACCTTTACTCTAAATTGCAATGCTAG